The proteins below come from a single Psychrobacter sp. PL19 genomic window:
- a CDS encoding GNAT family N-acetyltransferase, with protein MPSTTTPNTKPLLLSPPSLLSVVWQLTSFAELSAYQIYNIIQAREQVFVKDQDCSYIDADGLDFEALHLSAYQGDAESESIAPQLLAYCRILMPINFDNHDIQQHSNTSHPRIGRVLVLADYRGYGLARELMIRAIDYCHLQLPKQPIHISAQTYLIEFYQSLGFICDGVAFEEQGIEHIHMSLDSL; from the coding sequence ATGCCAAGTACTACCACTCCAAACACGAAACCTTTATTACTATCACCACCATCATTATTGTCAGTCGTATGGCAATTAACCTCCTTTGCTGAGCTGAGTGCTTATCAGATCTATAACATCATTCAAGCGCGTGAACAGGTCTTTGTCAAAGATCAGGACTGTTCTTATATTGATGCTGATGGTTTAGATTTTGAGGCGCTGCACTTATCCGCTTATCAAGGTGATGCTGAGAGCGAAAGTATTGCCCCACAGCTATTGGCTTACTGCCGAATACTGATGCCAATAAACTTTGATAACCACGATATACAGCAGCATTCAAACACAAGCCATCCACGTATCGGTAGAGTATTGGTATTAGCGGATTATCGCGGTTATGGGCTGGCACGTGAGCTTATGATTAGGGCAATTGACTATTGTCACCTTCAATTGCCCAAGCAACCGATTCATATTTCGGCCCAAACCTATCTAATCGAATTTTATCAATCGTTGGGTTTTATCTGTGATGGGGTAGCCTTTGAAGAACAAGGCATCGAGCACATTCATATGAGTTTAGACAGTCTATAA
- a CDS encoding bifunctional 2-methylcitrate dehydratase/aconitate hydratase — translation MTNAQRTTVESNVRPEYDDEIQKIADYVLNYSIDEDSPNREVAWNTARHCLMDTLGCGLLALRFPECTKHLGPSCADQITPNGARVPGTSHRLDPIKAAFDIGCMVRWLDYNDTWLAAEWGHPSDNLGGILAVADYISQQNVSQGRAPLTMRTVLEAMIMAHEIQGILALDNSFNRVGLDHVFLVKLASTAVVAKLYNLPRERIMAALSQAIVDGQALRTYRHSPNAGSRKSWAAGDATSRAVRLVDFTRRGEMGIPSALTAPQWGFYDVLFSHTNKDLAPKSASDRHFTFQRDFGSYVMENVLFKISFPAEFHAQTACEAAVILHPQIEGRIDDIDKIVLTTHESAIRIISKEGPLANPADRDHCLQYMVAVPLLTGDLMAENYEDDYHAQHSSIDELRRKMFVEEDAHYSIDYHDPSKRSIANAIQIFFKDGSSTDKVAVEYPLGHKRRREESIPILEAKFHASLATRFIDSRCEAIARLCDDQAQLEQTPVNEFMDMFVIN, via the coding sequence ATGACAAACGCCCAAAGGACTACTGTAGAAAGTAACGTCCGTCCAGAATATGACGACGAAATTCAAAAAATCGCTGACTATGTCCTAAATTACTCTATAGATGAGGACTCTCCAAACAGAGAGGTGGCATGGAATACTGCGCGTCATTGTCTGATGGATACCCTTGGTTGCGGCCTACTTGCGCTGCGATTCCCTGAATGCACCAAACATTTAGGACCAAGTTGTGCCGATCAAATCACCCCTAATGGTGCGCGTGTCCCCGGCACCTCCCATCGACTTGATCCTATTAAGGCCGCTTTTGATATTGGTTGCATGGTGCGTTGGCTCGATTACAATGACACTTGGTTGGCTGCTGAGTGGGGACATCCGTCAGATAATTTAGGCGGTATTTTGGCGGTTGCAGACTATATCAGTCAGCAAAACGTCAGCCAAGGACGTGCGCCACTAACTATGAGAACGGTACTTGAGGCCATGATCATGGCCCACGAGATTCAAGGAATATTGGCATTAGATAACTCCTTTAACCGTGTTGGTCTCGATCATGTATTCTTAGTCAAGCTGGCCTCAACTGCAGTGGTGGCCAAATTATATAACTTGCCACGCGAACGCATTATGGCGGCTTTATCGCAAGCTATTGTCGATGGCCAAGCACTACGCACCTATCGTCATAGTCCCAATGCCGGTAGCCGAAAATCATGGGCGGCAGGTGATGCCACTAGTCGAGCGGTGCGCTTGGTAGACTTTACTAGACGGGGCGAGATGGGAATACCTAGTGCCTTGACCGCACCGCAGTGGGGATTTTATGATGTACTATTTAGCCATACCAATAAGGACCTAGCCCCTAAGTCTGCAAGCGATCGACACTTTACCTTTCAACGAGACTTTGGCAGTTATGTGATGGAAAATGTCTTATTTAAGATAAGTTTCCCAGCTGAGTTTCATGCACAGACCGCCTGCGAGGCCGCCGTAATTTTGCATCCACAAATCGAAGGTAGAATTGATGATATCGATAAAATTGTACTGACCACTCATGAATCAGCAATTCGAATCATCTCAAAAGAAGGCCCGCTAGCCAATCCGGCTGATCGTGACCATTGTTTACAGTATATGGTTGCTGTGCCGTTGCTTACCGGTGATCTTATGGCAGAAAACTACGAGGATGACTATCATGCTCAGCATTCATCAATCGATGAATTGCGGCGCAAAATGTTTGTAGAAGAAGACGCTCATTATTCAATAGATTATCATGACCCCAGCAAGCGCTCAATTGCTAATGCCATCCAGATATTCTTTAAAGATGGTAGCAGCACGGACAAGGTAGCGGTTGAATATCCTCTCGGCCACAAACGCCGCCGTGAGGAAAGTATTCCGATATTAGAAGCCAAGTTCCATGCCAGTCTTGCCACTCGGTTTATAGACAGTCGTTGTGAAGCCATTGCCAGGCTATGTGACGATCAAGCGCAATTAGAGCAAACGCCAGTGAATGAGTTTATGGATATGTTTGTCATTAACTGA
- a CDS encoding SDR family oxidoreductase gives MSNKTYLIIGGTGGIGQAMVKQLVNSTSNQVFATYHRSVPDFEADNLHWLKMDVSDEDSIKQAADVIKQQSPHIDWVINCVGLLHTEHSQPEKALRQVETDFFLYNMQVNALAGLLIAKHLKPLLTKAERDADKPAIFATISARVGSISDNQMGGWYSYRMSKTALNMGMKNLSIEWGRSLKNVCVVVMQPGTVNTQLSAPFQSNVADGHLFSPAYSAECLLEVLASMTADQSGSFVDWSGESIPW, from the coding sequence ATGAGCAATAAAACGTATCTTATCATTGGCGGTACCGGCGGTATCGGCCAAGCAATGGTTAAGCAACTGGTAAACAGCACCAGTAATCAGGTCTTTGCCACTTATCATAGAAGTGTCCCTGATTTTGAAGCGGACAATCTACATTGGCTAAAAATGGACGTAAGCGATGAAGACAGCATCAAGCAGGCAGCCGATGTTATTAAACAACAGAGCCCGCATATTGATTGGGTGATTAACTGCGTGGGGCTACTTCATACCGAGCACTCACAGCCAGAAAAAGCGCTCAGACAAGTTGAGACTGACTTTTTCTTATACAACATGCAAGTGAACGCTTTAGCTGGATTACTCATTGCTAAGCATTTAAAACCCTTATTAACTAAAGCTGAGCGCGATGCTGACAAGCCTGCAATATTTGCGACTATCTCAGCACGCGTTGGCAGTATCAGTGACAACCAAATGGGCGGTTGGTATAGCTACCGGATGAGTAAAACGGCGCTAAATATGGGTATGAAAAACCTAAGTATCGAATGGGGACGTTCACTCAAAAATGTCTGTGTAGTGGTCATGCAACCAGGTACAGTAAATACCCAGCTGTCTGCTCCCTTTCAAAGTAATGTCGCGGATGGACACCTGTTCTCGCCAGCCTATAGCGCTGAATGCCTATTAGAAGTACTTGCCAGCATGACCGCTGACCAATCAGGAAGTTTCGTTGATTGGTCAGGTGAGTCGATACCCTGGTAA
- a CDS encoding nucleobase:cation symporter-2 family protein: protein MDMKPTSQPTFARPEDENLGVVANIAYGFQHVLTMYGGIIAVPLIVGQAAGLLPAEIGLLIAASLFIGGLATLLQTLGVPFFGCQLPLVQGVSFASVATVVAIVTSGGGLSSVFGAVIAASALGFLITPIFSQIIKFFPPLVTGTVITTIGLTLMPVAARWAMGGNSNLPEFGSVTNIGLAGFTLLMVLLLSKLGNAAISRLSILLAMVIGTSAAWAFGLVNFSGITTGSIFAFPTPFHFGAPTFELAAIISMFIVVLVILVETSADILAVGDIIDTKVDSKRLGNGLRADMAASMIAPIFGSFTQSAFAQNVGLVAVTGVKSRFVVAYAGIILVVLGLMPIMGRVIATVPTAVLGGAGIVLFGTVAASGIRTLAQVSYSNNMNLIIVATSIGFGMLPIAAPSFYDQFPDWFATIFHSGISSAAIMAIALNLLFNHLKIGNSENQSVFVAGTEDRSVRHAVLLDLTEGDYFTEGKLYDAEGNEIAVVALEGEEIPPKAAAHH from the coding sequence ATGGATATGAAACCCACCTCTCAACCGACATTTGCACGGCCAGAAGATGAAAATCTGGGTGTTGTCGCCAATATTGCTTATGGCTTTCAGCATGTACTCACCATGTATGGTGGCATCATTGCTGTACCACTAATTGTTGGACAAGCGGCTGGATTACTACCAGCTGAAATTGGCTTATTGATTGCCGCCTCTTTATTTATTGGTGGTCTTGCAACATTATTACAGACCCTAGGTGTACCATTCTTTGGTTGTCAGCTGCCACTGGTACAGGGAGTGTCTTTTGCCAGTGTCGCGACTGTTGTGGCGATTGTGACCTCAGGGGGCGGGCTATCTTCGGTATTTGGTGCGGTAATTGCGGCCTCTGCCCTTGGCTTTTTGATTACCCCTATTTTCTCCCAAATTATTAAGTTTTTCCCACCCCTGGTAACTGGTACGGTCATTACCACCATCGGTTTGACCTTAATGCCGGTAGCGGCGCGCTGGGCAATGGGTGGCAATAGTAACTTACCTGAATTTGGTAGCGTGACTAATATTGGTCTGGCAGGCTTTACCTTGTTGATGGTATTACTGCTAAGCAAGTTGGGTAATGCGGCCATCAGTCGCTTATCAATTTTGCTGGCTATGGTCATCGGCACCTCTGCGGCTTGGGCTTTCGGCCTAGTCAATTTCTCTGGTATTACCACCGGTTCTATTTTTGCCTTTCCCACACCCTTCCATTTTGGCGCACCTACCTTTGAGCTGGCCGCCATCATCTCTATGTTTATTGTAGTGTTGGTTATTTTAGTAGAAACCTCAGCAGATATTTTGGCAGTTGGTGATATTATTGATACTAAGGTCGACTCAAAACGTTTAGGTAATGGTCTACGTGCCGATATGGCAGCAAGTATGATTGCCCCAATATTTGGCTCTTTTACTCAAAGTGCTTTTGCACAGAACGTGGGTTTGGTTGCGGTAACGGGTGTTAAAAGCCGTTTCGTAGTAGCCTATGCCGGTATTATTTTAGTAGTCTTAGGCTTGATGCCTATTATGGGACGGGTGATTGCCACCGTTCCGACTGCTGTTTTAGGCGGTGCAGGCATTGTATTATTTGGTACAGTTGCTGCCAGTGGTATACGTACGTTAGCACAAGTCAGCTACTCTAATAATATGAACCTAATCATTGTGGCTACCTCTATCGGTTTTGGTATGTTACCGATTGCCGCGCCATCTTTTTACGATCAATTCCCAGACTGGTTTGCGACTATTTTCCATTCAGGCATCAGCTCTGCTGCGATTATGGCCATCGCCCTAAACTTATTATTCAACCATTTAAAGATAGGTAATTCAGAAAATCAGTCCGTATTTGTGGCAGGAACAGAAGACCGCTCAGTACGTCATGCTGTGCTCTTAGATTTGACTGAAGGTGATTACTTCACTGAAGGTAAGCTATATGATGCTGAAGGCAATGAGATTGCGGTAGTGGCATTAGAAGGTGAAGAGATACCACCAAAAGCTGCGGCTCACCATTAA